One genomic segment of Methanothermococcus okinawensis IH1 includes these proteins:
- a CDS encoding ATP-binding protein, which produces MKFFNREKEINEILHILEGEPNLIYFIYGSINSGKTTLINHIINNELNDNYKVFYINFRTYLVSEKRDFIEAIFTTKKEGILEKIKNKSEVINLITKTTKTLTGVPIPEVEFNKLFEERINDAFQYLNDVFLETKKSGKTPILILDELQMIKDVTTNGQKYLLKELFQFLVSLTKEQHLCHVFCLTSDSLFAEYVYNTGELEDRADYILVDDFDKETALRFMDFLAKENRVSLSNRDKEKIYSYVGGKPILIYKVINDMRYKKLEDILNEMLKIEMSKLKKLLIRIKNGKYEGIKYNDVINALFLFKKEYITNEYNIDEDIKEFLIRKNILFLNPIEELIKPQSYLVWNAIKRVV; this is translated from the coding sequence ATGAAATTCTTTAACAGAGAAAAGGAAATCAACGAAATCCTTCATATCTTAGAGGGGGAACCCAACTTAATATACTTTATATACGGCTCTATAAACAGTGGTAAAACTACATTAATCAACCATATAATAAATAATGAATTAAACGATAATTATAAGGTATTTTATATAAATTTTAGAACCTACTTAGTATCAGAAAAAAGAGATTTTATAGAAGCCATATTTACAACAAAAAAAGAGGGTATTTTAGAAAAAATAAAGAATAAATCAGAGGTAATAAATTTAATCACCAAAACTACAAAAACTTTAACAGGAGTCCCTATTCCAGAAGTAGAGTTTAACAAATTATTTGAGGAAAGAATAAACGATGCCTTTCAGTATCTAAACGATGTGTTTTTGGAAACCAAAAAGAGTGGTAAAACACCAATACTAATACTGGATGAATTGCAGATGATAAAGGATGTTACAACAAACGGACAGAAGTATCTTTTAAAGGAGTTATTCCAATTTTTAGTATCTCTTACAAAGGAACAACATTTATGCCATGTATTTTGTTTAACCTCAGATAGTCTATTTGCTGAGTATGTTTATAATACAGGTGAACTCGAAGATAGAGCCGATTATATATTGGTAGATGATTTTGATAAAGAAACTGCTTTAAGATTTATGGATTTTTTAGCAAAGGAAAATAGAGTTTCACTTTCCAATAGAGATAAAGAAAAGATATATTCTTATGTTGGTGGAAAACCCATATTAATTTACAAAGTTATTAACGATATGAGATATAAGAAATTGGAGGATATTTTAAATGAAATGCTTAAAATAGAAATGTCAAAACTAAAAAAATTGTTGATTAGAATAAAAAATGGCAAATATGAAGGAATAAAATATAATGATGTAATTAATGCCCTTTTTTTATTTAAAAAAGAATATATAACTAACGAATATAACATAGATGAGGACATAAAAGAATTTTTAATAAGAAAAAATATTTTATTTCTAAATCCCATTGAAGAATTGATAAAACCACAGTCATATTTAGTATGGAATGCTATTAAGAGGGTGGTTTAA
- a CDS encoding flippase yields the protein MSSVKRIAKNTGILFVSNIISKLFGFVYTIYMARYLGAQGFGILSFALAFTGMFGVLADMGLQPLTVREVARNTELSGKYLGNIAAIKSILGIITFVLIVLTINLMNYPAETVYVVYLIAFSVLINSFNGMFYSIYQGHEKMEYVGIGNIINSSLMFVGVFIAIYLGFNVEGFAYIYLISGIGVLLYNLIISTWKFVKPKIEIDLKFWKELLKEAWPFALIGFFVIIYFRIDSIMLSYMKGNEVVGYYSASYRLIDALSSLVPSIIYSVMFPVMSKYLNSINDLKKVWIKAFNLSFIVGITTSIFVVVFAKYIILIVYGYGYLPSVMVLQILIWAFFIICVSSITSGLLNATNKQRLVTFGAGAGAIINVILNIILIPKYSMEGAAIATVITEILMFVLYIYSACKFLKINKSEILSLFIFSKKDLYIIKELLKGKK from the coding sequence ATGAGCTCAGTTAAAAGGATTGCTAAGAACACGGGGATTTTATTTGTATCCAATATTATATCCAAATTATTTGGTTTTGTTTATACCATATATATGGCTAGATATTTAGGAGCTCAGGGGTTTGGTATTTTATCCTTTGCATTAGCATTTACTGGAATGTTCGGTGTGCTTGCAGATATGGGTTTGCAGCCTTTAACTGTTAGAGAGGTTGCAAGAAATACTGAGCTCAGTGGAAAGTATTTGGGAAATATTGCAGCGATAAAATCTATTTTAGGAATAATTACTTTTGTGTTAATTGTTTTAACTATAAATTTAATGAACTATCCAGCAGAAACTGTTTATGTTGTTTATTTAATTGCATTTAGTGTGTTGATTAATTCATTTAATGGTATGTTTTATTCCATTTATCAAGGTCATGAAAAGATGGAGTATGTTGGTATTGGAAATATAATTAATAGTTCTTTAATGTTTGTGGGTGTTTTTATTGCCATATATCTTGGATTTAATGTTGAAGGGTTTGCATATATATATTTGATTTCTGGAATTGGTGTTTTGCTGTATAATTTAATTATTTCTACATGGAAGTTTGTTAAACCAAAAATTGAAATTGATTTAAAATTTTGGAAGGAATTGTTAAAAGAGGCTTGGCCTTTTGCTCTTATAGGTTTTTTTGTTATTATCTATTTTAGAATAGATTCTATAATGTTATCCTATATGAAAGGAAATGAAGTTGTTGGATACTACTCAGCATCATATAGGCTTATTGATGCTTTATCATCGCTTGTACCTTCAATAATATATTCTGTAATGTTTCCCGTAATGTCTAAATATTTAAATTCAATAAATGATTTAAAAAAAGTTTGGATTAAAGCATTTAATTTATCCTTTATTGTTGGTATTACTACTTCGATTTTTGTCGTAGTTTTTGCAAAATATATTATTTTAATTGTTTATGGATATGGTTATTTACCTAGTGTAATGGTATTGCAAATTTTAATATGGGCATTTTTTATAATATGCGTTAGTTCCATAACTAGTGGATTATTAAATGCTACAAATAAACAAAGGTTGGTGACTTTTGGAGCAGGTGCTGGAGCAATTATTAATGTAATATTAAATATAATCTTAATTCCAAAATATAGTATGGAGGGTGCTGCAATAGCCACCGTTATTACCGAAATATTAATGTTTGTGCTATATATTTATTCAGCTTGTAAATTTTTAAAAATAAATAAATCAGAAATTTTATCATTATTTATATTTTCAAAAAAAGATTTAT
- a CDS encoding ATP-binding protein gives MKFFNREKEINEILHILEGEPNLIYFIYGPINSGKSTLIREIITNKLDKSKYIPFFIDFRTRNVLNVDNFIECLFEVDEKSKVDDFREYAKSLADLLINGSEELSKYYLGAPIKIPKSLFDKIFTKKDKSGDVYQYIEYLFAKLNEKGKTPILIFDELQMIKGLTLNGNRLVLWSLFQFLVALTKVQHLCHVFCLSSDSLFIEYVYNTGELEGRARYILIEDFDKETSLIFMDFLAKELLKSELSKEQKELIYSYVGGKPIDIYYIINEMRYKELEDILNEVLNDSIQKLDMLLNKLDYITPKISIESEIIEIKKEDVVNALKLFKTKYEIDKKAISTPVYIYLIKENILFLNPQKGILKPQSYLVWNAIKRVV, from the coding sequence ATGAAATTCTTTAATAGAGAAAAGGAAATTAATGAAATCCTTCATATCTTAGAGGGGGAACCCAACTTAATATATTTCATCTACGGCCCTATAAATAGTGGAAAATCCACTTTAATTAGAGAAATCATAACAAATAAGTTGGATAAATCAAAATATATTCCATTCTTTATAGATTTTAGAACAAGGAATGTATTAAATGTGGATAACTTTATTGAATGTTTATTTGAAGTGGATGAAAAATCAAAAGTGGATGATTTTAGGGAGTATGCCAAATCATTAGCTGATTTGTTGATTAATGGGTCGGAGGAATTAAGCAAGTATTATTTAGGAGCTCCGATAAAAATTCCAAAATCATTATTTGACAAAATTTTTACTAAAAAAGATAAATCTGGCGATGTTTATCAATATATAGAATATTTATTTGCTAAATTAAATGAAAAAGGTAAAACACCAATATTGATATTCGATGAGCTCCAAATGATTAAAGGACTAACCTTAAATGGAAATAGATTGGTATTATGGAGTTTATTTCAATTCTTAGTGGCATTAACTAAGGTTCAACATCTATGCCATGTATTCTGTTTAAGTTCTGATAGTTTATTTATTGAGTATGTTTATAATACGGGTGAGCTCGAAGGAAGGGCAAGATATATATTAATAGAAGATTTTGATAAAGAAACCTCTTTAATATTTATGGATTTTTTGGCAAAAGAATTATTAAAATCAGAATTATCAAAAGAACAAAAAGAACTAATCTATTCCTATGTTGGTGGAAAACCCATTGATATATACTATATAATTAATGAAATGAGATATAAGGAATTAGAGGATATTTTAAATGAAGTACTAAATGACAGTATTCAAAAATTAGATATGCTTCTAAATAAATTGGATTATATAACCCCAAAAATATCCATTGAAAGTGAAATTATTGAAATCAAAAAAGAAGATGTTGTAAATGCACTAAAATTATTTAAAACTAAATATGAGATTGATAAAAAGGCTATTAGCACGCCTGTATATATTTACTTAATCAAAGAAAATATTTTATTCCTTAATCCTCAAAAAGGAATATTAAAACCACAATCTTATTTAGTATGGAATGCCATTAAGAGAGTAGTTTAA
- a CDS encoding ATP-binding protein, translated as MKFFNREKEINEILHILNKEPDDIYFIYGSINSGKTTLINHIINNELNDNYKVFYINFRTYLISEKKDFIEAIFSTKKDDFLETIKDKSEVLNLITKGARILTGVPIPEVEFNKLFEERINDAFQYLNNIMLETRKNGKTPILILDELQMIKDITTNGQKYLLKELFQFLVSLTKEQHLCHVFCLTSDSLFAEYVYNAGELGGRAKYILVDDFDKETSLRFISFLAKENGVALSDSDKEKIYSYVGGKPKDIAYVVEESSFKDLKEVLEYLLNDSIQKLDMFLNKLDYITPKISIENEIIEIKKEDVVNALKLFKTKYEIDKNDVSMPIYIYLIKENILFLNPQKGILKPQSYLVWNAIKRLEL; from the coding sequence ATGAAATTCTTTAATAGAGAAAAGGAAATTAATGAAATTCTTCATATTTTAAACAAGGAACCAGATGATATTTATTTTATTTACGGCTCTATAAACAGTGGTAAAACTACATTAATCAACCATATAATAAACAATGAATTAAACGATAATTACAAGGTATTTTATATAAATTTTAGAACCTACTTAATATCTGAAAAAAAGGACTTTATAGAAGCGATATTTTCAACTAAAAAGGACGATTTTCTTGAAACCATAAAAGATAAATCAGAGGTATTGAACCTAATCACAAAAGGAGCTCGAATATTAACAGGAGTTCCTATTCCAGAAGTAGAGTTTAACAAATTATTTGAGGAAAGAATAAATGATGCATTTCAATATTTAAATAATATAATGTTGGAAACCAGAAAAAATGGGAAAACTCCCATTTTAATACTTGACGAACTTCAAATGATAAAAGACATAACCACCAACGGACAAAAATATTTATTAAAAGAGCTTTTCCAATTTTTAGTATCTCTTACAAAGGAACAACACCTATGTCATGTATTCTGTTTAACCTCAGATAGTCTATTTGCCGAATATGTTTATAATGCGGGAGAATTAGGGGGAAGGGCAAAATATATTTTGGTAGATGATTTTGATAAAGAAACCTCTTTAAGATTCATAAGTTTTTTAGCAAAGGAAAATGGGGTCGCACTCTCCGATAGTGATAAAGAAAAAATATATTCCTATGTTGGGGGAAAACCAAAGGATATAGCTTATGTAGTTGAAGAAAGTAGTTTTAAAGATTTGAAAGAAGTTTTGGAATATTTACTAAATGATAGTATTCAGAAATTGGATATGTTCCTAAATAAATTAGATTACATAACACCAAAAATATCCATTGAAAATGAAATTATTGAAATTAAGAAAGAAGATGTTGTTAATGCACTAAAATTATTTAAAACTAAATATGAGATTGATAAAAATGATGTTAGTATGCCCATCTACATTTATTTAATCAAAGAAAATATTTTATTCCTAAATCCACAAAAAGGGATATTAAAACCACAATCCTATTTAGTATGGAATGCTATTAAGAGGTTGGAATTATGA
- a CDS encoding DEAD/DEAH box helicase, with the protein MLMLMEVLKENGIAELRPPQKKVVEGGLLNKNKNFLICIPTASGKTLIGEMAFINHLLDNNKTPTNKKGLFIVPLKALANEKYEEFKGKYEKYGLKIALSIGDFDEKEDLKGYDLIITTAEKLDSLIRHKVEWIKDISVVVIDEIHLIGDESRGGTLEVLLTKLKTKKTIQIIGLSATIGNPEELAKWLNAELIVDEWRPVKLKKGIGYGNKIMFIDDNGNTINEVIVDEISKNNMFNLVVDSILKDGSCIIFCNSKRGAVGEAKKLNLKKYLSPDEISELRHLKEEVLSVLDNPTKTCKDLAECIEKGVAFHHAGLTYEQRKIVEEGFRKKLIKAICCTPTLSAGINMPCRRAIIRDLKRFSSRGYIPIPKMEIHQCIGRAGRPNLDPYGEGIIYINNTENPELIENAKNYLIGNVEEIYSKLSNQKVLRTHMLGLITTGDIKNKNDLEEFIKNTFYAYQYQNTKKILENIYEITNFLEKNGFIELNYRRDENKDKSNNSHNNKKNISNTNNSIKMLVLDNNNSLTIKSRHEEDVYYNITPLGKKVSELYIDPLSAEYIIDGLKNLHKKTLSNPKNMECYILHILYIISKTTEMQPVLRVRRKEENDLINDMIKLDIDVDDVIYGISSENLEYFKNAKLFYDWINEIPEEELLLGYNIEPGILRYNVEQAKWMIHSAKEIFNLLNIDNKVIKDCLNDLEIRMEYGAKQDIIELLKIKHIGRARARILYNAGIKNANDIINNQKNIINLLGEKIARKILSELGVDTKFGQMRLSI; encoded by the coding sequence ATGTTAATGTTAATGGAAGTTTTAAAAGAAAATGGTATTGCCGAGCTCAGGCCACCACAAAAAAAAGTAGTCGAGGGAGGGTTATTAAATAAAAATAAAAATTTTTTAATCTGCATACCTACGGCAAGTGGCAAAACACTCATCGGTGAGATGGCATTTATAAATCATCTTTTGGATAATAATAAAACACCCACAAATAAAAAAGGACTGTTTATCGTTCCATTGAAGGCACTTGCAAATGAAAAATATGAGGAATTCAAAGGAAAATATGAAAAATACGGATTAAAAATAGCATTATCTATTGGAGATTTTGACGAAAAAGAGGACTTAAAGGGATATGATTTAATAATCACCACTGCTGAAAAACTTGATTCACTTATAAGGCATAAGGTAGAATGGATAAAAGATATATCTGTTGTAGTTATAGATGAAATCCATTTAATAGGGGATGAAAGTAGGGGAGGCACCCTTGAGGTATTGCTTACAAAATTAAAAACTAAAAAAACTATTCAAATAATTGGATTATCTGCCACAATAGGAAATCCAGAAGAACTTGCCAAATGGTTAAATGCTGAACTTATCGTGGATGAATGGAGACCTGTTAAATTAAAAAAAGGCATTGGATATGGAAATAAAATAATGTTTATCGATGATAATGGAAATACAATAAATGAAGTTATTGTTGATGAAATTTCTAAAAATAATATGTTTAATCTTGTAGTGGATAGTATTTTAAAGGACGGTTCATGCATAATATTTTGCAATTCAAAGAGGGGAGCAGTTGGTGAAGCAAAGAAATTAAATCTAAAAAAATATTTATCACCTGATGAAATATCGGAGCTCCGACATTTGAAAGAGGAAGTTCTAAGTGTTCTTGATAATCCAACCAAAACCTGTAAAGACCTTGCAGAATGTATTGAAAAGGGCGTGGCATTTCATCATGCAGGTTTAACCTATGAACAGAGAAAAATTGTTGAAGAGGGATTTAGAAAAAAGCTTATAAAGGCCATATGTTGCACTCCAACGCTTTCCGCTGGAATTAATATGCCGTGTAGAAGGGCAATTATACGGGATTTAAAAAGATTTTCAAGTAGGGGATATATACCAATTCCAAAAATGGAAATCCACCAATGTATTGGAAGGGCAGGCAGGCCAAATTTAGACCCTTATGGTGAGGGAATAATTTATATAAATAACACCGAAAACCCAGAGCTCATAGAAAATGCAAAAAACTATTTAATTGGAAATGTGGAGGAAATCTATTCAAAACTATCCAACCAAAAAGTATTAAGAACCCACATGCTTGGGCTGATTACCACAGGGGATATAAAAAATAAAAATGATTTGGAGGAATTTATAAAAAATACATTTTACGCCTATCAATATCAAAATACTAAAAAAATTTTAGAAAATATTTACGAAATAACTAATTTTTTGGAGAAAAATGGATTTATAGAATTAAATTATAGAAGGGATGAAAATAAAGATAAAAGTAATAATAGCCATAACAACAAAAAAAATATTTCAAATACTAACAACAGTATTAAAATGCTTGTATTGGACAATAATAATTCATTAACCATTAAATCAAGGCATGAGGAAGATGTATATTACAACATTACGCCCCTTGGAAAAAAGGTATCGGAGCTCTACATAGACCCATTAAGTGCAGAGTATATTATTGATGGATTGAAAAATCTACATAAAAAAACATTATCTAATCCTAAAAATATGGAGTGTTATATCCTTCACATACTATATATTATCTCAAAAACTACTGAAATGCAACCAGTTTTAAGAGTAAGAAGAAAGGAGGAGAATGATTTAATTAATGATATGATAAAGTTGGATATAGATGTTGATGATGTTATATATGGCATATCTTCGGAAAATTTAGAATATTTTAAAAATGCTAAATTGTTTTATGATTGGATTAATGAAATTCCAGAGGAAGAACTATTGCTGGGTTATAATATCGAACCAGGAATTTTAAGGTATAATGTAGAACAGGCAAAATGGATGATTCATTCTGCAAAGGAAATATTTAATTTACTAAATATCGACAATAAAGTTATAAAAGATTGTTTAAATGATTTAGAGATAAGAATGGAATATGGTGCAAAACAGGATATTATAGAGCTCCTAAAAATAAAACATATTGGTAGAGCCAGAGCTCGGATATTATACAATGCAGGCATAAAAAATGCAAATGATATTATCAATAACCAAAAAAATATTATAAATCTATTGGGTGAAAAAATAGCAAGGAAGATTTTAAGTGAGCTCGGTGTAGATACTAAATTTGGTCAGATGAGACTTTCAATATAA